From the genome of Planctomycetia bacterium, one region includes:
- a CDS encoding superoxide dismutase has product MPYTLPSLPYPFHALEPHIDAKTMEIHLTKHHQAYINNVNTALEGSPLLDLPVEELVTKLDQVPEEKRAAVRNNAGGHANHSLFWTIMAPNAGGEPTGALADAIKSDLGGFAKFKEDLTKAGTTQFGSGWGWLSVTKAGKLVVEKTPNQDSPLMAGGNTPILGVDVWEHAYYLHYQNRRPDYLAAFFNVINWEEVARRYAKAKG; this is encoded by the coding sequence ATGCCATACACCCTGCCGTCGCTGCCGTATCCTTTCCACGCATTGGAACCGCATATTGATGCCAAGACGATGGAAATCCATCTTACAAAGCATCACCAGGCGTACATCAACAACGTCAACACGGCGCTCGAAGGCAGCCCATTGCTGGATCTGCCTGTCGAAGAATTGGTCACCAAGCTCGACCAAGTTCCCGAGGAAAAGCGCGCCGCGGTTCGCAACAACGCGGGCGGTCACGCCAATCACTCGCTGTTCTGGACGATCATGGCCCCGAACGCTGGCGGCGAGCCGACCGGCGCGCTGGCCGACGCCATCAAGTCCGACCTCGGCGGCTTCGCCAAGTTCAAGGAAGATCTCACCAAAGCCGGCACGACCCAATTCGGCAGCGGTTGGGGCTGGTTGAGCGTCACCAAGGCCGGCAAGTTGGTCGTCGAGAAGACCCCCAATCAAGACTCGCCGTTGATGGCCGGCGGCAACACGCCGATCCTGGGCGTCGACGTCTGGGAACATGCCTACTACCTGCACTACCAGAATCGCCGCCCGGATTACCTCGCGGCGTTCTTCAACGTCATCAACTGGGAAGAAGTCGCCCGCCGCTACGCGAAGGCGAAGGGCTAA
- a CDS encoding sigma-54 dependent transcriptional regulator — protein sequence MMEPTRDNSWDTVLFDGFDGMEPFRPLLLEIWREACRHIEIQEATANITTFLAKHLPLGGVIVRRVEEAHRTIATVAAAGVGRWVPPEPSGSPVSVTQLRRLRRWGEGRKLLRQRQDDSSAESRVLIPLDIRGDVLVGPLGAAGALTGVLIVVAKEGHAFDAEHRKLVRALLEPFSVALDNDHRVHELASLRETAEAERRTLLTRLGRSEMDEPVVGVETGLKPVMERVALVAPSDAPVLILGETGTGKEVIARAIHNRSPRHANPFIRVNCGAIPAELIDSQLFGHEKGSFTGAGEMRQGWFERADGGTLFLDEIGELPLQAQVRFLRVLQDGYLERVGGQQPIRVDVRIVAATHRDLASMVQHKEFREDLWYRLAVFPLVLPPLRERLDDISELAQHFSERSATRLGLPLVRPTPEDILLLAEYDWPGNIRELRTVIERAAILGDGKRLEIAKALGVIPPRVAQPASLTSHTAPRPGSFATEAPTREGLLTLDDAVRRHIERALQATRGKIEGPRGTAALLHINPHTLRAKMRKLSVDWSRFRD from the coding sequence ATGATGGAACCGACCCGCGACAATTCATGGGACACCGTCTTATTTGATGGTTTTGACGGCATGGAACCGTTTCGCCCGTTACTGTTGGAAATCTGGCGCGAAGCCTGCCGGCATATTGAGATCCAAGAGGCGACGGCCAACATTACCACCTTCCTGGCGAAGCATTTGCCGCTGGGAGGCGTGATCGTGCGCCGCGTCGAAGAGGCCCATCGCACGATTGCGACCGTGGCCGCCGCGGGCGTGGGGCGCTGGGTTCCACCGGAACCCAGCGGATCACCGGTGTCAGTGACTCAACTTCGCCGCCTGCGCAGATGGGGTGAGGGGCGCAAGCTGCTCCGGCAACGTCAGGACGACAGCTCCGCGGAATCGCGCGTGCTCATCCCATTGGATATCCGTGGCGACGTGCTGGTGGGACCACTCGGCGCTGCCGGTGCCCTGACCGGCGTGCTCATCGTGGTCGCCAAGGAGGGACACGCCTTCGACGCCGAACATCGCAAGCTGGTCCGCGCACTGTTGGAGCCGTTTTCCGTCGCGCTCGACAACGATCACCGCGTCCATGAGTTGGCGTCGCTGCGTGAAACCGCCGAAGCAGAACGCCGCACACTGTTGACGCGACTCGGCCGCAGCGAGATGGACGAACCCGTGGTCGGCGTCGAAACTGGGCTCAAGCCGGTGATGGAACGCGTCGCCCTGGTCGCCCCGTCCGATGCGCCTGTGTTGATCCTCGGCGAAACCGGCACCGGTAAGGAAGTCATCGCCCGCGCGATTCACAATCGCTCGCCGCGGCACGCCAATCCGTTTATCCGCGTAAATTGCGGCGCCATTCCCGCGGAATTGATCGACTCGCAACTGTTCGGTCACGAAAAAGGCAGCTTCACTGGCGCAGGCGAAATGCGCCAAGGTTGGTTCGAACGCGCCGACGGCGGCACGCTCTTCCTCGACGAAATCGGCGAACTGCCGCTGCAAGCGCAAGTCCGCTTCTTGCGCGTCTTGCAAGACGGCTATCTGGAGCGCGTCGGCGGGCAACAACCAATTCGCGTCGATGTGCGCATCGTGGCCGCCACGCATCGCGATCTGGCGTCGATGGTGCAGCACAAAGAGTTTCGCGAAGACCTGTGGTATCGCCTGGCGGTGTTTCCGTTGGTGCTGCCGCCGCTGCGCGAACGCTTGGACGACATCTCCGAGCTCGCCCAACATTTCTCCGAACGCTCCGCCACGCGGCTGGGTTTACCGCTCGTGCGGCCGACCCCGGAGGACATCCTGCTGCTCGCGGAATACGATTGGCCCGGCAACATTCGCGAATTGCGGACGGTGATCGAACGCGCAGCCATCCTCGGCGACGGCAAGCGACTGGAAATCGCGAAGGCGCTCGGCGTCATCCCGCCGCGCGTTGCGCAACCGGCGAGTCTCACGTCCCACACGGCGCCGCGCCCGGGTTCGTTTGCGACGGAAGCGCCGACACGCGAAGGCCTGCTCACGCTCGACGACGCGGTGCGTCGCCACATCGAGCGTGCGCTCCAGGCCACACGCGGCAAGATCGAAGGCCCGCGCGGCACGGCGGCGTTGTTGCATATCAACCCGCACACGCTCCGCGCCAAGATGCGCAAACTCAGCGTAGATTGGTCGCGCTTCCGCGATTGA
- a CDS encoding sulfate ABC transporter substrate-binding protein: MRSRLLFAALALTGMTLSLSAVGCGDNASATGSGSTSADASGSAEAPKQLTLLNVSYDPTRELYEEFNEAFKKDYLTNNNVELTIEQSHGGSGKQARAVIDGLEADVVTLALAYDIDVIAEKAKLLPDNWQSRLPNNSAPYTSTIVFLVRKGNPKKINDWSDLGRDDVQVITPNPKTSGGARWNYLVLWGYTLHHELGGFDALKDPAKSDVVAAANVKAKEFVTSVFRRVPVLDSGARGSTNTFVQRGIGDVLLTWENEALLAINELGPDKVDIVTPSLSILAEPPVAVVDENVEKHGTREAAEAYLGFLYTKEGQDLAAKHYYRPVNPSEVEPKLLERFEKLELFTVDSVFGGWKKSQAEHFDDGGVFDQIYTPGQ, from the coding sequence ATGAGATCGCGATTACTCTTCGCCGCCTTGGCTCTGACGGGAATGACGCTGTCGTTGAGCGCGGTTGGTTGCGGCGACAACGCCTCGGCAACCGGGTCAGGTTCCACGTCGGCGGATGCATCCGGCTCCGCCGAAGCACCGAAGCAGCTCACGCTGCTCAACGTCTCTTACGATCCGACCCGCGAGCTTTACGAGGAATTCAACGAGGCGTTTAAGAAGGACTATCTCACAAACAACAACGTCGAGTTGACGATCGAGCAATCGCACGGCGGCTCCGGCAAGCAAGCCCGGGCGGTGATTGACGGGCTCGAAGCCGACGTAGTGACGCTGGCATTGGCGTACGACATCGACGTCATCGCCGAAAAAGCCAAACTGCTTCCGGACAATTGGCAATCGCGGTTGCCGAACAATAGCGCACCCTACACGTCGACGATTGTGTTTCTGGTGCGGAAGGGTAATCCCAAGAAGATCAACGACTGGTCCGACCTGGGCCGAGACGACGTGCAGGTCATTACGCCGAATCCGAAAACCTCGGGGGGCGCTCGCTGGAATTACCTGGTGCTCTGGGGCTACACGCTGCATCACGAGTTGGGCGGCTTCGACGCACTGAAAGATCCCGCCAAGTCCGATGTCGTGGCCGCCGCGAACGTGAAGGCCAAAGAGTTCGTGACGAGCGTCTTCCGTCGCGTGCCGGTGCTGGATTCCGGCGCCCGCGGTTCGACTAACACGTTCGTGCAGCGGGGCATCGGCGACGTCTTGTTGACCTGGGAGAACGAGGCGCTGTTGGCCATCAATGAGTTGGGGCCGGACAAGGTCGACATCGTCACGCCGAGCCTCAGCATCCTGGCCGAACCGCCGGTCGCCGTGGTCGACGAAAACGTCGAAAAGCATGGCACGCGAGAGGCGGCCGAAGCCTATCTCGGCTTTCTCTACACCAAGGAAGGCCAGGATCTCGCTGCCAAGCACTACTATCGCCCGGTAAATCCGAGCGAAGTCGAGCCGAAGTTGCTGGAACGCTTCGAGAAGCTCGAACTGTTCACCGTGGACAGCGTGTTCGGCGGCTGGAAGAAATCGCAGGCCGAACACTTCGATGACGGCGGCGTGTTCGACCAGATTTACACACCGGGACAGTGA
- the cysT gene encoding sulfate ABC transporter permease subunit CysT, with the protein MRNLFKRHSVLPGFGLTLGWTLTYLSLIVLIPLTGLFLRTTTMTWSDFVETVTSPRVMASYRLTFGASFLAAVINSVFGLLLAWTLVRYQFPGKRFIDAIVDLPFALPTAVSGIALTTLYAPNGWLGQWLEPLGIHAAFSPLGVLIALTFIGLPFVVRTVQPALEELEAEAEEAAASLGANRLQTFYYVVLPALLPAMITGFALSFARALGEYGSVVFISGNKPMVTEITSLLIITKLEQYDYAGATALAVVMLVASFFILLAINAVQWWFSRAALQGV; encoded by the coding sequence ATGCGTAACTTGTTCAAACGCCATAGCGTCCTCCCCGGCTTCGGGCTGACGCTCGGCTGGACGCTGACCTACCTGAGTTTGATCGTGCTGATCCCGCTCACCGGATTGTTTCTCCGCACGACGACCATGACGTGGTCGGACTTTGTGGAGACGGTGACTTCGCCGCGCGTTATGGCTTCCTATCGGCTGACGTTCGGCGCGTCGTTTCTCGCGGCAGTGATCAACTCGGTGTTCGGATTGCTGCTGGCCTGGACGCTGGTGCGGTATCAATTCCCTGGAAAACGCTTCATCGACGCCATCGTGGACCTTCCCTTCGCCTTGCCAACCGCCGTGTCGGGAATTGCGCTCACCACGCTGTACGCGCCGAACGGTTGGCTCGGGCAATGGCTGGAACCGCTGGGAATTCACGCCGCGTTTTCGCCACTGGGCGTGTTGATTGCGTTGACATTCATCGGGCTGCCGTTTGTGGTGCGCACGGTGCAGCCGGCGTTGGAGGAACTGGAAGCGGAAGCTGAAGAAGCTGCCGCAAGTCTGGGCGCGAATCGACTGCAGACGTTTTACTACGTCGTGCTGCCGGCGCTGTTACCGGCGATGATCACGGGCTTCGCCCTCTCGTTCGCACGAGCCCTGGGCGAATACGGGTCCGTCGTCTTCATCTCCGGCAACAAGCCGATGGTGACCGAAATCACTTCGCTGTTGATCATCACCAAGTTGGAGCAGTACGACTACGCCGGCGCCACGGCGTTGGCCGTAGTGATGCTCGTGGCCTCGTTCTTCATTCTCTTGGCGATCAACGCCGTGCAGTGGTGGTTCAGCCGCGCCGCGTTGCAGGGAGTTTGA
- the cysW gene encoding sulfate ABC transporter permease subunit CysW, translated as MATAISATSSGQSRAALREPLWVKVIVFTLGIGFLGLFLVLPLVAVFTEALREGVKAYFASFRDPAALAAIRLTLVATAIAVPLNLVFGLAASWAIAKFEFRGKSVLITLIDLPFAVSPVISGLIFVLLFGLQGWLGPWLRAHDIQIIFAVPGIVLATVFVTFPFVARELIPLMQEQGNDEEQAALLLGASGWQTFWRVTLPNVKWALLYGVILSTARAMGEFGAVSVVSGHVRGKTNTIPLHVEILYNEYNFVAAFAVASLLALLALATLALKIALEWKIQAARPSLEPTAVEG; from the coding sequence ATGGCCACTGCCATTTCCGCGACAAGTTCCGGTCAAAGCCGCGCGGCCCTGCGCGAGCCGCTGTGGGTCAAGGTGATCGTGTTCACGCTCGGCATCGGGTTTCTGGGGCTGTTCCTGGTGCTCCCGCTCGTCGCCGTGTTCACCGAAGCCTTGCGCGAAGGCGTGAAAGCCTACTTCGCCAGCTTCCGCGATCCGGCGGCGCTGGCCGCGATTCGTCTGACGCTCGTCGCCACGGCCATTGCCGTGCCATTGAACCTGGTATTCGGATTGGCCGCCTCGTGGGCGATCGCGAAGTTTGAGTTTCGCGGCAAGAGCGTGTTGATCACCTTGATCGACTTGCCTTTCGCCGTGTCGCCGGTGATTTCGGGATTGATCTTTGTCCTGTTGTTCGGCCTGCAAGGTTGGCTCGGCCCATGGCTCCGAGCGCACGACATTCAAATCATCTTTGCCGTACCGGGCATTGTCTTGGCCACGGTGTTTGTGACGTTCCCCTTTGTGGCGCGGGAGTTGATCCCGCTCATGCAGGAACAAGGCAACGACGAAGAACAGGCCGCGCTGCTGCTTGGCGCGAGCGGCTGGCAAACCTTTTGGCGTGTCACGCTGCCGAATGTGAAATGGGCGTTGCTGTATGGTGTGATCCTCAGTACGGCCCGGGCGATGGGGGAGTTTGGCGCCGTGTCGGTCGTCTCCGGCCACGTGCGCGGGAAAACGAACACGATCCCGTTGCATGTCGAGATTCTTTACAACGAATACAACTTCGTGGCCGCCTTCGCCGTCGCCTCGCTGCTGGCGCTCCTGGCATTGGCTACCTTGGCTTTAAAAATTGCGCTGGAATGGAAAATCCAAGCCGCGCGCCCATCTCTTGAACCGACCGCGGTAGAGGGTTAA
- a CDS encoding sulfate/molybdate ABC transporter ATP-binding protein, whose amino-acid sequence MSIEINRVHKSFGAYQALKDVSLNIRDGELVTLLGPSGSGKTTLLRVIAGLEEPDVHPETAIRFHGEDVRETEIGSRQVGFVFQHYALFRHMSVFENVAFGLRVRPRQLRPSKLAINSRVHELLKLVQLDGLAGRYPSQLSGGQRQRVALARALAIEPKVLLLDEPFGALDAKVRQGLREWLRRLHDEIHVTTILVTHDQEEALEVADRVVVMNAGRIEQDGTPEDVFHRPQSEFVMDFLGRVNVFHARIEDGRAWWDNVPLDVPGRFDHGQGQAHVYIRPHELEIELQRNGHPAIEANVTRINPAGAVAKVGLMSAAGRDIHVDIPLERLESLALRPGDRVYLSPRKARVFVPEYVI is encoded by the coding sequence ATGAGCATCGAAATCAATCGGGTTCACAAGTCCTTCGGCGCATACCAGGCGCTCAAAGACGTTAGCCTCAACATTCGCGATGGCGAGTTGGTCACGCTGTTGGGCCCTTCCGGGTCAGGCAAGACCACGTTGCTGCGAGTCATCGCCGGGCTGGAAGAACCGGACGTTCATCCGGAGACCGCCATCCGTTTTCACGGCGAAGATGTCCGCGAAACGGAGATCGGCAGTCGCCAAGTCGGCTTCGTGTTTCAACACTACGCGTTGTTCCGGCATATGTCCGTGTTCGAGAACGTGGCATTCGGCTTACGCGTACGTCCGCGGCAGCTGCGTCCGTCAAAGCTGGCGATCAACAGCCGCGTTCACGAGTTACTCAAGTTAGTGCAACTCGACGGACTGGCCGGGCGTTACCCTTCGCAACTTTCCGGCGGCCAGCGTCAACGCGTGGCGTTGGCCCGGGCGTTGGCCATTGAGCCCAAAGTGCTGTTGCTGGATGAACCGTTCGGGGCGCTCGACGCCAAGGTGCGGCAAGGTCTGCGGGAATGGCTGCGCCGGTTGCACGATGAGATTCATGTCACCACGATTCTCGTCACGCACGATCAGGAGGAAGCGTTGGAAGTGGCCGATCGCGTCGTGGTGATGAACGCAGGGCGCATCGAACAAGACGGCACTCCTGAGGACGTGTTCCACCGGCCGCAATCGGAATTCGTGATGGATTTCCTCGGCCGCGTGAATGTGTTTCATGCCCGGATCGAAGATGGCCGCGCCTGGTGGGACAACGTACCGCTCGACGTGCCGGGCCGTTTCGATCATGGACAAGGCCAGGCGCATGTTTACATTCGGCCGCACGAATTGGAGATCGAGCTGCAGCGCAACGGTCACCCGGCCATTGAGGCGAATGTGACGCGGATCAACCCTGCGGGCGCCGTCGCCAAGGTGGGTCTGATGAGCGCCGCGGGACGCGACATTCATGTCGACATTCCGTTGGAACGTCTGGAATCGTTGGCATTGCGTCCCGGCGATCGCGTGTATCTTTCGCCGCGGAAAGCGCGGGTGTTTGTTCCGGAATATGTGATCTAA
- a CDS encoding DUF2292 domain-containing protein, whose amino-acid sequence MSSSPTAAMSDNRQELAIEHIRHALSGLRFGSVVVTVQDGVVVQIDRTEKNRLAAGLNGRHAAQNRTAASEVA is encoded by the coding sequence ATGAGTTCCTCACCAACAGCCGCGATGAGCGACAACCGCCAGGAACTGGCGATCGAACATATCCGCCACGCCTTGAGTGGCTTGCGCTTTGGCAGCGTCGTCGTCACCGTGCAGGACGGCGTCGTCGTGCAGATCGATCGCACGGAAAAGAATCGACTCGCGGCCGGATTGAATGGTCGCCATGCCGCGCAAAACCGAACCGCGGCGAGTGAAGTTGCATAG
- a CDS encoding BON domain-containing protein — MTSLPTHLSNDHADLFDRARLLLAAQSVPAFRQISIEAIHGRVTLRGVLQSYYHRQLAVSLVRRIAGVTHVIDELAVSAPRSDSFIAASA, encoded by the coding sequence ATGACCAGCTTGCCCACCCATTTGTCCAACGATCACGCCGACCTGTTTGACCGCGCGCGACTGCTGCTCGCCGCGCAATCCGTGCCGGCGTTTCGCCAGATTTCCATCGAAGCCATCCACGGTCGCGTCACGTTGCGTGGCGTTCTGCAATCGTACTACCATAGGCAACTCGCCGTGTCCCTCGTCCGCCGCATCGCGGGCGTGACGCACGTGATCGATGAACTGGCCGTAAGCGCGCCGCGTTCCGATTCGTTCATCGCGGCATCTGCGTGA
- a CDS encoding carboxypeptidase-like regulatory domain-containing protein codes for MSVVTLSQCAHRGRAPLAALAAVALLVTGCSDTGPERVQVFPAEGKVIWNGQPVAGALVVLHPSAGNPISARAQTEKDGSFKLSTYDTGDGVPPGEYTVTVEWRKLIQKDGEYKPGPNVLPNKFSQPTTSTLKVRIAEGTNVLDPITLTR; via the coding sequence ATGTCCGTAGTTACTCTTTCTCAGTGCGCGCATCGCGGCCGGGCGCCCTTGGCGGCGCTGGCCGCGGTGGCGTTGCTTGTCACCGGTTGCAGTGACACCGGTCCGGAACGCGTGCAAGTGTTTCCGGCCGAAGGCAAAGTCATCTGGAACGGCCAGCCGGTCGCTGGGGCGCTCGTGGTACTGCATCCCAGCGCCGGCAATCCGATCTCGGCCCGAGCGCAAACCGAAAAGGACGGCTCGTTCAAACTCAGCACCTATGACACCGGCGACGGCGTTCCGCCAGGCGAGTACACCGTCACGGTCGAATGGCGGAAGTTGATTCAAAAGGATGGCGAATACAAGCCCGGCCCGAATGTGTTGCCGAACAAGTTCAGCCAACCCACCACGTCGACGTTGAAAGTGCGCATCGCCGAAGGCACGAACGTGCTGGACCCGATCACGCTCACGCGCTAG
- a CDS encoding DUF1559 domain-containing protein, protein MLRKPSHARAGFTLVELLVVIAIIGILIALLLPALQVAREAARRSQCTNNLKQVALAAHTFENSKKHFPSSVRPAGLTPLPRIAGVTLLLPFIEQNNTFKAYDQAKNWNDPLNLPAVSQVIPTFLCPTSPKPERLDGLPEASTWSATIAATTDYSPTIGVDARLKTANLVDKDGKGFLPKNEKPRFADVKDGTSNTILYAESAGRPFVWRKGEMVSEDLVKTRVNAGGWCRPASDFSIDGSSYDGKTSPGPCAINCTNGEDVVPGGFPHSYYGSEGTAETYAFHSGGAVISFGDGSVRFLAETIDIREFAKLVTRDGSEVSKGEGL, encoded by the coding sequence ATGCTACGGAAACCTTCACACGCACGCGCCGGCTTTACGCTGGTGGAATTGCTGGTGGTGATCGCCATCATCGGCATCTTGATCGCGCTGCTGTTGCCGGCATTGCAGGTGGCGCGCGAAGCCGCGCGGCGCTCGCAGTGCACCAACAACTTGAAACAAGTGGCGCTCGCCGCGCACACCTTCGAGAACTCGAAGAAGCATTTTCCCTCCAGTGTGCGACCGGCCGGCCTGACGCCGTTGCCGCGCATCGCTGGCGTGACATTGTTGTTGCCGTTCATCGAACAGAACAACACGTTCAAAGCGTACGACCAGGCTAAGAACTGGAACGACCCGCTGAACTTGCCAGCCGTGTCGCAGGTCATTCCCACCTTCTTGTGCCCCACCAGCCCCAAGCCGGAACGACTCGACGGGCTGCCGGAAGCGAGCACGTGGTCGGCGACGATTGCCGCGACGACCGACTACTCGCCGACGATCGGCGTCGACGCCCGCCTGAAGACGGCGAACCTTGTCGACAAGGACGGCAAAGGTTTCTTGCCTAAGAACGAAAAGCCGCGTTTCGCCGACGTGAAAGATGGTACTTCGAACACAATTCTCTATGCGGAATCGGCCGGCCGTCCCTTCGTGTGGCGCAAAGGCGAGATGGTTTCCGAGGACCTGGTCAAGACTCGCGTCAACGCCGGCGGCTGGTGCCGTCCGGCGAGTGACTTTAGCATCGACGGCTCCAGCTACGATGGCAAGACCTCGCCCGGCCCGTGCGCCATTAACTGCACCAACGGCGAAGACGTCGTCCCGGGAGGATTCCCACATTCGTACTACGGTTCGGAAGGGACCGCGGAGACGTATGCGTTCCATTCCGGCGGCGCGGTCATTTCCTTCGGCGACGGCTCGGTGCGCTTCCTTGCCGAAACGATTGACATCCGCGAGTTCGCCAAGCTGGTCACGCGAGACGGGAGTGAAGTCTCCAAGGGCGAAGGGTTGTAA
- a CDS encoding putative zinc-binding peptidase yields the protein MHVFHCDHCQHLVFFESATCVQCGRLLAYLPDQRMVGSLDEGGDGAWKSPLEPEQRAYRLRPNYAEHNVCNWAIPAGSEQEYCDSCDLTRTIPDLSDMAAKQAWYRYEVAKRRVLYSLVQLGISPVSKSVDPERGLAFEILADPVDPEAPPILTGHADGLITLNLAEADDAERERRRLQMHEPYRTLVGHIRHELGHYYWDRLIAGSDRLDAYRALFGDDREDYAQALQRHYDAGPAPDWQERYVSAYASTHAWEDWAETWAHYLHITDAIETAADSGLSIRPRRRDQPSAKITGKAIARGPEGFDQLMNEWFPLTFVLNNLNRGLGLPDAYPFVLSKPAVEKLRFVHETVYHAG from the coding sequence ATGCATGTCTTCCACTGCGACCATTGTCAACATTTGGTGTTTTTCGAGAGCGCGACTTGCGTCCAATGCGGTCGCCTGTTGGCTTACCTGCCGGACCAGCGGATGGTGGGCTCGCTGGACGAAGGCGGCGATGGCGCCTGGAAGTCGCCGCTCGAGCCCGAGCAGCGCGCGTATCGCCTGCGCCCGAACTATGCCGAGCACAACGTCTGCAATTGGGCGATTCCGGCCGGATCGGAGCAGGAATACTGCGATTCCTGTGACCTCACGCGGACGATTCCCGATCTCTCGGACATGGCAGCCAAGCAGGCCTGGTATCGCTATGAGGTCGCCAAGCGCCGCGTCTTATACAGCCTGGTGCAACTGGGGATTTCTCCGGTCAGCAAGTCTGTCGATCCGGAGCGGGGATTGGCCTTCGAAATTCTCGCCGATCCGGTCGACCCGGAGGCGCCGCCCATTTTGACCGGTCACGCAGATGGCTTGATCACGCTCAACCTGGCGGAAGCCGACGACGCGGAACGGGAACGCCGCCGCCTGCAAATGCACGAGCCTTATCGCACGCTCGTGGGGCATATCCGCCATGAGTTGGGTCACTACTATTGGGATCGACTGATCGCCGGTAGCGACCGCTTGGACGCTTATCGCGCGCTGTTTGGCGATGACCGCGAAGATTATGCGCAAGCTTTGCAGCGTCACTACGACGCGGGGCCCGCGCCCGATTGGCAGGAACGCTACGTCTCGGCCTACGCGAGCACGCACGCCTGGGAAGATTGGGCGGAGACCTGGGCGCATTACCTGCATATCACGGACGCCATCGAAACGGCCGCCGACAGTGGACTTTCGATCCGTCCGCGCCGGCGCGACCAGCCCTCCGCCAAAATCACCGGCAAAGCGATCGCTCGCGGCCCGGAAGGCTTCGATCAATTGATGAACGAATGGTTTCCACTCACGTTTGTGCTCAACAACCTGAATCGCGGCCTGGGCCTTCCCGACGCCTATCCATTCGTCTTGTCGAAGCCAGCAGTGGAGAAACTCCGCTTCGTTCACGAAACGGTGTACCACGCTGGTTGA